A genomic region of Gemmata massiliana contains the following coding sequences:
- a CDS encoding DUF1232 domain-containing protein yields the protein MKKAIAVVGAVFYLVSPIDLIPDIIPILG from the coding sequence ATGAAGAAGGCGATAGCGGTCGTCGGGGCGGTGTTCTACCTGGTCAGTCCCATCGACCTGATCCCCGATATTATTCCGATTCTCGGGTGA
- a CDS encoding type IV secretory system conjugative DNA transfer family protein: protein MVTSGGSNTGSSHSYSSGGTGPGQHTRESSSGHNDNWSQVGRRLLKPDEVLNLDPRTAITFAPGVPPIMTRLLRYYEERFLGRTPGFVRRMAAALNTLTRDLAILTLTILFALAVSEKRKATKFGPGGPVARTGSPEPGTSIRSPLSRSGRDSWRKYRTG from the coding sequence GTGGTCACCAGCGGCGGGTCCAACACCGGCTCCTCGCACTCGTACTCGTCCGGCGGGACCGGTCCGGGCCAGCACACCAGGGAGTCCTCGTCGGGGCACAACGACAACTGGTCCCAGGTCGGGCGGCGCCTGCTCAAGCCCGACGAGGTGCTTAATTTGGACCCGCGCACGGCGATCACCTTTGCCCCGGGCGTGCCCCCGATCATGACCCGGCTGTTGCGCTACTACGAGGAGCGGTTCCTGGGCCGCACGCCCGGATTCGTGAGGCGGATGGCAGCCGCCCTGAACACGCTGACCCGGGACCTGGCCATACTCACCCTGACGATCCTGTTCGCCCTCGCGGTGAGCGAGAAGCGGAAGGCCACGAAATTCGGGCCGGGCGGCCCGGTGGCCCGAACGGGTTCCCCGGAACCCGGGACGTCGATTCGTTCCCCCCTGTCCCGAAGCGGAAGGGACTCATGGCGAAAGTATCGGACTGGTTGA